One Cyanobacterium sp. T60_A2020_053 DNA window includes the following coding sequences:
- a CDS encoding DUF4126 domain-containing protein yields MIQILAILSASAAGGLRVGLPLLILGLANLNTLWSEIPLLDQIRPEVVIGILVSWTIFEIFGTKKLLGLRIIQIIQLIMSPVVGAMLAIGAAKWTEFDQAPFWLIGIIGGVFALILRFVLVGWFFRWGRLPIAFTFVEDILSAILVIFALRAPENGGIIAMLLLWIALRSSNEWRQWYLQRKPTITLDNE; encoded by the coding sequence ATGATTCAAATTCTCGCCATTCTTTCCGCATCTGCCGCCGGTGGCTTGAGAGTTGGGTTACCATTATTGATTCTTGGTTTAGCCAACCTTAACACTTTGTGGTCAGAAATTCCTTTACTTGATCAAATCCGCCCTGAAGTTGTCATTGGTATTTTGGTATCATGGACAATTTTTGAAATTTTTGGCACAAAAAAATTACTGGGATTGCGTATCATTCAAATTATACAATTAATTATGAGTCCGGTGGTGGGCGCTATGTTAGCCATTGGCGCTGCTAAATGGACAGAATTTGATCAAGCGCCCTTCTGGCTTATCGGTATCATTGGTGGCGTATTTGCCCTAATATTACGCTTTGTCTTAGTCGGTTGGTTTTTTCGTTGGGGAAGGCTACCCATCGCTTTTACCTTCGTAGAAGATATACTTTCAGCCATTTTGGTTATTTTCGCGCTGAGGGCGCCGGAAAATGGCGGAATTATCGCCATGCTATTATTATGGATTGCCCTGCGCAGTTCCAACGAATGGCGACAATGGTATTTACAACGAAAACCTACAATAACCCTCGATAACGAATAA
- a CDS encoding monovalent cation/H(+) antiporter subunit G, translated as MINILSCLLIILGILFWYWGTTSLLSRRSVLFKIHNLTVSDSLGSMLIIVGLLLKIPREFPLLILAIISLAIWNTMLSYVFAYGSSTKEE; from the coding sequence ATGATTAATATACTGTCTTGTCTGTTAATTATTTTAGGTATTTTGTTTTGGTATTGGGGAACAACATCTCTTTTAAGTCGCAGAAGTGTATTATTTAAAATTCATAATTTAACTGTTTCTGATAGTTTAGGGTCAATGTTAATTATTGTGGGTTTATTATTAAAAATACCTAGAGAATTTCCCCTTCTAATTCTCGCTATTATTTCCCTCGCAATTTGGAATACTATGTTAAGTTATGTATTTGCTTACGGTTCTAGCACCAAAGAAGAGTAA
- a CDS encoding BCD family MFS transporter, protein MTTNYSNPAPFTAEIPDLKMPTVLRLGLFNLGLGLMAVLTLAVLNRVMITELGIPATIAATTLALSQLIAPIRVWLGQLSDGKKLFGLHRTGYIRTGIILAGITILIALQIVWFLGNQIEINNGWQWNFATISACILLGITFLLHGGALGMSSTPFTALLVDISEEEGRSKIVATIWSMLMVGIVIGGVTGKISLDKLAIGDADNPLLTVANLQAPINLLFMLVAIVVIFLAFIGTWKIEKTYSRYHLRSSALQREDSIGLKEALKVLTSSRQTAIFFFFLMMITTSLFMQESVLEPYGGDVFGMSIGDTTMLNSYWGIGILIGYSLTGFFIVPRLGKINTTRIGCVLVSICFGLIILAGLTQQENVLKGAMVLFGVGAGVTTIGSLSLMLDLTVAETAGTFVGAWGLSQAMARGIAIASGGWVLDLGKLLFDNVWLSYSLVFFTESIIILLAILLLNQVDIKEFQESTRKATTLVMESDLD, encoded by the coding sequence ATGACAACTAATTACTCTAATCCAGCGCCCTTCACCGCAGAGATACCAGATTTAAAAATGCCCACCGTATTGCGTTTAGGGTTATTTAATCTCGGCTTAGGATTAATGGCAGTCTTAACCCTAGCGGTATTAAATCGAGTGATGATTACGGAATTAGGCATTCCAGCCACCATTGCCGCCACCACTTTAGCATTATCGCAATTAATTGCCCCCATTCGAGTTTGGTTGGGGCAACTATCAGACGGTAAAAAGTTATTTGGTTTACACCGCACCGGTTACATTCGCACGGGGATTATTTTAGCAGGAATAACCATTTTAATTGCCTTACAAATCGTTTGGTTTTTAGGTAATCAAATTGAAATTAATAACGGTTGGCAGTGGAATTTTGCCACCATTAGCGCCTGTATTTTACTAGGTATAACATTTTTACTCCATGGAGGAGCGCTGGGTATGAGTTCCACTCCTTTTACTGCCTTACTGGTGGATATTTCGGAGGAGGAAGGGCGCTCGAAAATTGTTGCTACAATTTGGTCAATGTTAATGGTAGGTATTGTTATTGGTGGAGTAACAGGAAAAATATCCTTAGATAAACTGGCTATCGGTGATGCTGATAACCCTCTTTTAACCGTGGCGAATTTACAAGCGCCCATCAACCTCTTATTTATGTTAGTCGCTATAGTTGTTATATTTCTCGCCTTCATTGGCACTTGGAAGATTGAAAAAACCTATTCTCGCTATCATTTACGCAGTAGCGCCCTTCAAAGAGAGGATAGTATTGGTTTAAAAGAAGCCCTAAAAGTGTTAACTTCTTCCCGTCAAACCGCCATCTTTTTCTTTTTCTTAATGATGATAACCACCAGCTTATTTATGCAAGAATCAGTATTAGAGCCTTATGGTGGCGATGTATTCGGTATGAGTATCGGTGATACTACCATGTTAAATTCTTATTGGGGTATCGGTATTCTCATCGGTTACAGTTTAACTGGCTTTTTCATTGTGCCTCGTTTAGGGAAAATTAACACCACTCGCATCGGTTGCGTTTTAGTTTCTATCTGTTTCGGTTTAATTATCCTCGCTGGTTTAACTCAACAGGAAAATGTGTTAAAAGGGGCTATGGTATTATTTGGGGTAGGCGCTGGTGTTACAACTATCGGCTCTCTCAGTTTAATGTTAGATTTAACTGTAGCCGAAACTGCTGGTACGTTTGTGGGCGCTTGGGGTTTATCTCAAGCGATGGCGCGGGGTATTGCCATCGCTTCAGGGGGATGGGTGTTAGATTTAGGCAAACTACTATTTGATAATGTTTGGCTATCTTATAGTTTGGTGTTTTTCACCGAAAGTATCATAATTCTTCTCGCTATTTTGCTACTCAATCAGGTTGATATTAAAGAGTTTCAGGAATCCACTCGCAAAGCTACTACTCTCGTTATGGAAAGTGATTTGGATTAA
- a CDS encoding PetM family cytochrome b6-f complex subunit 7, which translates to MTAEGMLFGGAILCFSVVLVGLAWGFLLLKVTGESE; encoded by the coding sequence ATGACGGCAGAAGGTATGTTATTTGGTGGCGCAATTCTTTGTTTTAGCGTTGTTTTAGTTGGTTTGGCTTGGGGTTTTTTACTACTCAAAGTTACTGGAGAAAGTGAGTAA
- a CDS encoding TIGR01777 family protein, producing MKIAITGATGFVGKALVEKLAVNHQILVLTRSVEKAKSVFPVYLQSNLEFASYTPKTAGDWQDKINGCDGVVNLAGAPIAEKWSGSYKQEILASRRDGTKMIVDAIKNSAQKPQFLINASAIGYYGTSETATYTEISPAGDDFLAQVCQVWEAEAEKVKEVGGRLVIFRFGIVLGMGGALAKMIPPFKIFAGGPIGEGKQWFSWIHIDDVVNLIVTAMENNNIEGTFNATAPFPVTMNNLCEKLGEVMKRPSWLPVPSFALELLLGEGAKVVLEGQKVLPEKTTEVINYNYQYPEIKLALTQIING from the coding sequence ATGAAAATTGCCATTACAGGTGCCACGGGATTTGTGGGGAAAGCATTAGTCGAAAAATTAGCGGTAAATCATCAAATCTTGGTTTTAACCCGTAGTGTGGAGAAGGCTAAATCAGTTTTTCCTGTTTATTTACAATCTAATCTGGAATTTGCTAGTTATACTCCCAAAACTGCTGGAGATTGGCAAGATAAAATTAATGGTTGTGATGGGGTGGTGAATTTGGCTGGGGCGCCCATCGCCGAAAAATGGAGTGGTAGTTATAAGCAGGAAATCCTTGCCAGTCGTCGAGATGGCACAAAAATGATTGTTGATGCCATCAAAAATTCTGCTCAAAAACCGCAATTTCTGATCAATGCTTCTGCTATTGGTTATTATGGCACTAGCGAAACCGCTACTTATACAGAAATTAGCCCCGCCGGTGATGATTTTCTCGCCCAAGTTTGTCAGGTATGGGAAGCGGAAGCGGAGAAGGTGAAAGAGGTGGGAGGGCGCTTAGTTATTTTCCGTTTTGGTATTGTGTTAGGGATGGGGGGCGCTTTAGCTAAAATGATACCACCTTTTAAGATTTTTGCGGGAGGTCCTATAGGCGAGGGTAAACAGTGGTTTTCTTGGATTCATATTGATGATGTTGTGAATTTAATTGTTACTGCCATGGAAAATAATAATATTGAAGGCACTTTTAATGCCACAGCGCCCTTCCCCGTTACCATGAATAATTTATGTGAGAAGTTAGGGGAAGTAATGAAGCGCCCTTCTTGGTTGCCTGTACCTAGTTTTGCTTTAGAATTATTATTAGGAGAAGGGGCAAAAGTTGTTTTAGAAGGGCAAAAAGTCTTACCAGAAAAGACAACGGAAGTGATTAACTATAATTATCAGTATCCTGAAATAAAACTAGCATTAACACAAATTATCAATGGATAA
- a CDS encoding HAD family phosphatase, translating into MTLKAILFDFNGVIINDESIHKQLIEELLIGENLRLAPSDYDSFCWGRGDYACLKDLLANKGRVVSEEYISKLINQKSTQYCQIINNLESLPLYESVIGFLRQMPEKCLIVGLVSGAPLEEVQLILDRANLSSIFSIIVSAEDKCAGKPSPESYQRALQKLQEKHPDLCLGASNCLVVEDTFPGIKAGQNAQMQVVGITHTYPFHLLHRKADWCADYLGELDLDRISQVMANN; encoded by the coding sequence ATGACACTAAAGGCGATTTTATTTGATTTCAATGGAGTAATCATCAATGATGAATCTATCCATAAACAATTAATCGAAGAATTATTAATCGGTGAAAATCTCCGTCTAGCGCCCTCCGACTATGATAGTTTCTGTTGGGGAAGGGGTGACTATGCCTGTCTAAAAGATTTATTAGCGAATAAAGGGCGTGTAGTATCAGAAGAATATATCAGTAAGTTAATTAACCAAAAATCAACCCAATATTGCCAAATCATTAATAATCTCGAATCACTACCGTTATACGAGTCTGTCATCGGTTTTCTGCGGCAAATGCCCGAAAAATGTCTGATAGTGGGTTTAGTGTCCGGCGCCCCCCTAGAGGAAGTACAATTAATTTTAGACCGTGCCAATTTATCATCTATCTTTAGTATCATCGTTTCTGCTGAGGATAAGTGCGCTGGAAAACCATCCCCCGAATCTTACCAACGCGCCTTACAAAAGTTGCAGGAAAAACACCCAGATTTATGCCTAGGAGCCAGTAATTGCCTTGTGGTAGAAGATACCTTCCCAGGAATTAAAGCAGGGCAAAACGCCCAAATGCAAGTAGTCGGTATCACCCATACTTATCCCTTTCACCTATTACACCGTAAAGCGGATTGGTGCGCTGATTATCTTGGTGAATTAGATTTAGACAGAATTTCTCAAGTTATGGCAAATAATTAG
- a CDS encoding TIGR02652 family protein, translating to MNLSLQYPIFGPQIQCPHCRQQIEALTLTDSYLCPRHGAFEADPNTEVLVHLQSGRQWRQWEDKWYRQHTHPDGIRFEIHEALERLYTDGYRATKIIIAHRYESLISSYLEKGNHWSKESVKSQVLYGLPVEFSAPHHSPQWEIVNFQLEKEKGSPSRYPYFRLFE from the coding sequence ATGAATCTAAGTCTTCAATATCCCATATTCGGTCCTCAAATTCAATGTCCCCATTGTCGGCAACAAATCGAAGCATTAACCTTAACAGATAGTTACTTATGCCCTCGTCATGGAGCATTTGAAGCCGATCCTAATACAGAAGTATTAGTGCATTTGCAATCAGGGCGACAATGGCGACAATGGGAAGACAAATGGTATCGACAGCATACCCATCCTGATGGTATCCGTTTTGAGATTCATGAAGCGTTAGAGCGTTTATACACAGATGGTTATCGTGCTACTAAAATTATAATTGCCCATCGCTATGAATCTTTAATTAGTTCTTATTTAGAAAAAGGAAATCATTGGTCAAAAGAATCGGTAAAAAGTCAGGTATTATATGGTTTACCAGTGGAATTCAGCGCCCCTCACCATAGCCCACAATGGGAAATTGTGAATTTTCAATTAGAAAAAGAAAAAGGTAGCCCTTCTCGTTATCCCTACTTCCGTCTATTTGAGTAA
- a CDS encoding aminotransferase class I/II-fold pyridoxal phosphate-dependent enzyme gives MTTPIISQLQTLSQRPHARFYCPGHKGGKGADIALLSLLGGRALDADLPELPELDNLFAPAGVIKEAQELTAPVFGAKNSWFLINGSTCGVIASILATCGKGDKIVLPRNVHQSAIFGLILSGAMPIFISPEYDSNFNVCYGVSPRQITKILNENDDIKAVLIVSPSYEGICSNISEIAKITHQYNIPLLVDEAHGAHFHFHDNLPSSALSCGADVVIQSTHKVLGALTQASMIHLQGDLVKKERISEVLRLLQSSSPNYLLLASLDAVREQMAREGKELLTKTINLATLARNELEKFDYLQVLQRPSPQDNFFDLDITRLTINVNNLSLNGYEIDDIFHRELGVSCELPTATNLTFIISIGNTETDIKMLINACEKIAPYQTNQVKNYLIPPQPLSHVKMSPRQAFWASKISVTFADSINHICAETICPYPPGIPLLMPGEVITREIIDYLTLLQEWGATVTGADHNFIQIVKSL, from the coding sequence GTGACAACTCCAATTATTTCTCAGCTACAAACATTATCCCAGCGCCCTCATGCGCGGTTTTATTGCCCGGGCCATAAAGGGGGAAAAGGGGCTGATATTGCCTTACTGAGTTTGCTAGGGGGAAGGGCGCTGGATGCTGATTTACCTGAGTTGCCGGAGTTGGACAATTTATTTGCACCAGCAGGGGTAATTAAGGAGGCACAAGAATTAACAGCGCCCGTCTTCGGTGCTAAAAATAGTTGGTTTTTAATAAATGGTTCAACTTGTGGCGTAATTGCTAGTATTTTAGCTACTTGTGGGAAAGGGGATAAGATTGTTTTACCACGTAATGTTCATCAATCGGCAATTTTTGGCTTAATTTTGTCGGGCGCTATGCCTATTTTTATTAGCCCTGAATATGATAGTAATTTTAATGTATGTTATGGTGTTTCTCCTCGACAAATTACTAAAATATTAAACGAAAATGATGATATTAAAGCGGTGTTGATAGTTTCTCCTAGCTATGAGGGCATATGCAGTAATATTTCTGAAATTGCGAAAATTACGCATCAATACAATATCCCTCTTTTGGTGGACGAAGCACACGGCGCTCATTTTCATTTTCATGATAATTTACCTTCATCGGCTTTAAGTTGCGGGGCTGATGTGGTTATTCAGTCAACTCATAAGGTGTTGGGGGCGCTGACTCAGGCTTCGATGATTCATTTACAGGGAGATTTAGTCAAAAAAGAGCGTATTAGTGAAGTTTTAAGGCTTTTACAATCTTCTAGTCCTAATTATCTTCTTTTAGCTTCTTTAGATGCAGTAAGAGAACAAATGGCAAGGGAAGGCAAGGAATTATTAACTAAGACTATTAATTTAGCAACATTAGCTAGAAATGAGCTTGAAAAATTTGATTATTTACAAGTTTTACAGCGCCCTTCACCGCAGGATAATTTTTTCGATTTAGATATAACTAGATTGACAATTAATGTTAATAATTTATCTTTAAATGGTTATGAAATAGATGATATTTTTCATCGAGAATTAGGTGTAAGTTGTGAGTTGCCCACTGCTACTAATTTGACTTTTATTATCTCTATTGGTAATACTGAAACAGATATAAAAATGTTAATTAATGCTTGTGAAAAAATTGCTCCCTATCAAACTAATCAAGTTAAAAATTACTTAATTCCCCCTCAACCTTTAAGCCATGTTAAAATGTCGCCCCGTCAAGCCTTTTGGGCAAGTAAAATCTCTGTGACTTTTGCTGATAGTATCAATCATATTTGTGCTGAAACTATTTGCCCTTATCCTCCGGGTATTCCTCTTCTCATGCCGGGGGAAGTTATTACTCGTGAAATTATAGACTATTTAACTCTTTTACAAGAATGGGGCGCTACGGTGACGGGCGCTGATCATAATTTCATTCAAATAGTCAAGTCCCTTTAG
- a CDS encoding ABC transporter permease: MNWWRKLRKNPLAKLGAIILFFFYIMVIGADFIAPYNPYSALDNSSLLPPTQIYWRTAQRQFIGAHVYPTTQGATDLTTGERLLDVDFTKPSPLRFFVKGLPYQLLQIKLPLPPTFAEKEIFSGFKFDRHLFGAMGDAQINILGTDEQGRDQFTRLLFGGRISLFIGIIGILISFPLGLLIGGIAGYFGGLIDNILMRLVEVLMTIPGIYLLVALAAVLPPSLSSSQRFLLIVLITSFIGWSGLARVIRGQVLALKEQEFVQSARALGAKPFYIIIKHILPQTATYIVISATLSIPSFIVAESVLSLIGLGIQQPDPSWGNLLSLASNASIIVLQPWLIIPPAILIILTVLSFNLLGDGLRDALDPKSLKSNR, encoded by the coding sequence ATGAATTGGTGGCGCAAATTACGCAAAAATCCCCTCGCTAAATTAGGGGCAATAATTCTCTTTTTCTTTTATATTATGGTGATTGGAGCGGATTTTATAGCGCCTTATAATCCTTACAGCGCCCTTGACAATAGTTCATTATTACCACCTACCCAGATATATTGGCGCACTGCACAACGGCAATTTATTGGCGCTCATGTTTATCCTACCACTCAGGGGGCTACAGATTTAACAACGGGAGAGCGATTATTAGACGTTGATTTTACGAAACCTTCTCCCCTACGCTTTTTTGTGAAAGGTTTGCCCTATCAATTATTACAAATTAAACTACCTCTACCACCTACTTTTGCAGAAAAAGAAATCTTTTCAGGCTTTAAATTTGACCGTCATTTATTTGGTGCCATGGGAGATGCACAAATTAATATTTTAGGTACAGATGAACAAGGTAGAGATCAATTTACTCGATTATTATTCGGGGGAAGAATTAGTTTATTTATTGGCATAATTGGTATTTTAATATCTTTTCCTTTAGGTCTTTTAATTGGTGGTATTGCTGGTTATTTTGGTGGTTTAATTGATAATATTTTAATGCGCTTAGTGGAAGTTTTAATGACTATACCCGGTATATATTTATTAGTGGCTTTAGCCGCCGTTTTACCGCCTAGTTTAAGCAGTAGTCAACGGTTTTTATTGATTGTTTTAATTACTTCTTTTATTGGTTGGTCTGGACTAGCTAGAGTCATTAGAGGGCAAGTTTTAGCCCTGAAAGAGCAAGAATTTGTGCAATCGGCACGGGCGCTGGGGGCAAAACCTTTTTATATTATTATTAAACACATTCTTCCTCAAACTGCTACTTATATTGTTATTTCTGCGACTCTTTCTATACCGAGTTTTATTGTGGCTGAATCGGTGTTAAGTTTGATTGGTTTGGGTATTCAACAACCTGATCCTAGTTGGGGAAACTTACTTTCTTTAGCTTCTAATGCTTCCATTATTGTATTGCAACCTTGGTTAATTATTCCCCCTGCAATTTTAATTATTCTCACAGTTTTATCGTTTAATTTATTAGGGGATGGTTTACGAGATGCTTTAGATCCAAAAAGTCTTAAATCTAATCGTTGA
- a CDS encoding MscL family protein, whose protein sequence is MSSFFKEFRQFIMRGNVIDLAVAVIIGGAFSGIINSFVTDIITPLILAPSTPEVIAQENLTKAIEKLTEVMNE, encoded by the coding sequence ATGAGTAGTTTTTTTAAAGAGTTTCGTCAATTTATCATGCGCGGAAACGTCATCGATTTAGCCGTGGCTGTTATTATTGGTGGTGCATTTAGTGGCATCATTAATTCTTTTGTCACAGATATTATCACCCCTTTGATTCTAGCGCCCTCCACCCCGGAAGTTATCGCCCAAGAAAATCTTACCAAAGCCATCGAAAAATTAACGGAGGTAATGAATGAGTAA
- a CDS encoding iron ABC transporter permease yields MEVNALVKGRNLAIQDERSRALLVIFFICLALLLTFLVSLSIGSVSLSLGEIYQALWHQGERLNQVIIWDLRLPRILSAFLVGSALGTSGALLQGMLRNSLATPFLLGISAGAGLVVVVLITFDVFLFLIPLASWVGAVLTTALVYFLAKQSNGINVERLILGGVAVSSLFGAIQTTLLLMSEDGRIQRALNWIVGSLNGRGWGELKLATPYIILALVLACLLSRYVNVLNLGDELAVGLGIPLGRSRLLIGGTATLLAAGAVSIAGLIGFVGLLVPHAMRFLLKSNDYRLLIPLSAVGGALVLAWADLLSRMGAVELPVGAVTALFGSPLFVWLLYRRSV; encoded by the coding sequence ATGGAGGTTAATGCACTTGTGAAGGGTCGTAATCTAGCCATACAAGATGAACGATCCAGAGCACTATTAGTAATATTTTTTATTTGTTTAGCCTTGTTACTAACCTTTTTAGTGTCTTTGTCCATAGGCTCAGTTTCCCTCAGTTTAGGGGAAATTTATCAGGCTTTATGGCATCAAGGAGAAAGGTTAAATCAAGTTATCATCTGGGATTTACGGCTACCGCGCATTTTATCGGCTTTTCTCGTTGGTTCTGCTTTGGGGACTTCGGGCGCTTTATTGCAAGGGATGTTACGCAATTCTCTGGCGACTCCCTTCCTGCTCGGTATTTCGGCGGGCGCTGGTTTGGTAGTAGTTGTATTAATTACCTTTGATGTATTTTTATTTTTGATTCCCCTTGCCTCGTGGGTGGGCGCTGTGTTAACTACTGCGTTGGTGTATTTTTTGGCAAAACAAAGTAATGGTATCAATGTAGAGCGTTTAATTCTGGGCGGTGTAGCAGTGTCTTCTCTCTTTGGCGCAATTCAAACTACTTTATTGCTGATGTCGGAAGATGGGCGCATTCAACGGGCGCTTAACTGGATTGTGGGTAGTCTCAATGGTAGGGGTTGGGGTGAGTTAAAATTAGCCACTCCTTACATCATCCTTGCTTTAGTATTGGCTTGTCTATTATCCCGTTATGTCAATGTGCTTAATTTGGGGGATGAATTAGCGGTGGGTTTGGGCATACCTCTAGGGCGTTCACGTTTACTCATCGGTGGCACGGCAACCCTTTTGGCGGCGGGCGCAGTTAGCATCGCTGGTTTAATCGGTTTTGTGGGATTACTCGTACCCCATGCCATGCGTTTTCTGCTCAAAAGCAATGATTATCGTCTGCTCATTCCTCTTTCGGCGGTGGGAGGGGCGCTGGTTTTGGCTTGGGCTGATTTGCTCTCAAGGATGGGCGCTGTGGAGTTGCCGGTGGGCGCTGTAACTGCTCTTTTTGGTTCTCCTTTATTCGTCTGGTTGCTTTATCGGCGCTCTGTTTAA
- a CDS encoding ABC transporter ATP-binding protein, which produces MPLNSYNLSGGYEGRTIVHNLDLDIHSGEWLSLVGANGSGKSTFLKLLSRILSPSQGKVLLDGKEIYALPPAVVAKRIAILPQQQTIPSGLTVRQLVALGRTPHQSWYQWDLTKEDREAVDLALAETDLTAKSERPVTQLSGGERQRAFLALALAQNPQILLLDEPTTYLDIHYQLQLLDLLKKLHRQGLTIITVLHEINLAVRYSDRLAFLRGGRLFTVGKTEEVLTVENIAQVFDVQVAIISTPVGEQICPLSPSLDLIQA; this is translated from the coding sequence ATGCCTTTAAACAGTTATAACCTCAGTGGTGGCTATGAGGGGCGCACCATTGTCCATAATCTCGATCTCGATATACATTCGGGGGAGTGGCTTAGTTTGGTGGGCGCTAATGGTTCGGGAAAATCAACTTTTCTCAAGTTACTGTCTCGCATTCTCTCTCCTTCTCAGGGAAAAGTTTTGTTAGATGGCAAAGAAATTTACGCTTTACCTCCTGCGGTGGTGGCTAAACGCATCGCTATTTTACCCCAACAGCAAACTATTCCATCTGGTTTAACGGTGCGTCAGTTGGTGGCTTTAGGGCGCACTCCACACCAGTCATGGTATCAGTGGGATTTAACTAAAGAGGATCGAGAAGCGGTGGATTTAGCTTTAGCAGAAACTGATTTAACGGCAAAAAGTGAGCGCCCAGTAACTCAATTATCAGGGGGGGAAAGGCAACGGGCTTTTTTAGCCTTAGCTTTAGCCCAAAATCCGCAAATCCTCTTACTGGATGAACCGACTACCTATCTTGATATTCATTATCAATTACAGTTGTTGGATTTATTGAAAAAGTTGCATCGACAGGGATTAACCATCATTACCGTTTTACATGAAATTAACCTCGCTGTGAGATACAGTGACAGACTTGCTTTCTTGAGGGGAGGGCGCTTGTTTACGGTGGGAAAAACTGAGGAGGTTTTGACAGTAGAAAATATCGCTCAAGTTTTTGATGTGCAGGTGGCGATTATTTCTACTCCAGTGGGTGAGCAGATTTGTCCTCTTTCTCCTTCCCTTGATTTGATTCAGGCTTGA